One genomic segment of Panicum virgatum strain AP13 chromosome 2N, P.virgatum_v5, whole genome shotgun sequence includes these proteins:
- the LOC120660611 gene encoding MYB-like transcription factor ODO1 isoform X1: MCSPKFRTCSNERNKKKLSSNKRAKASQWHSSPCKASDRDQGAVACPSGSIVVGPKNPASAFSGDARVPSPGGVPLVVFFTVVLYKGGKVAMASPARSWALACLVGLKKGPWTAEEDQKLVSFLLNNGLFCWRAVPKLAGLLRCGKSCRLRWTNYLRPDLKRGMLSEEEEETVIDLHAELGNRWSKIASHLPGRTDNEIKNHWNTHIKKLRKMGIDPATHKPLQPAPPPAGSPEEEEIVTAVTPGHEAFCTDDVPMAHLLDDIVFSGDVAGAQPAPSDGVTTAYSPDQSPSAASSSSYSTSAAASSSGSGSVDGDDWPDLPLMMDWPESMWHLEDVVTGRTPWEFEDPFLTYQTIALFDHQETWTNSKIELF; the protein is encoded by the exons GAATAAAAAAAAGCTCAGTTCAAATAAACGCGCGAAGGCTTCGCAATGGCATAGCAGCCCGTGCAAAGCAAGCGACAGGGACCAAGGAGCAGTAGCCTGTCCAAGTGGCAGCATCGTCGTGGGGCCCAAAAATCCAGCCTCAGCGTTTTCCGGTGATGCACGCGTACCCAGTCCTGGAGGAGTGCCTCTCGTTGTCTTCTTCACCGTCGTCCTTTATAAAGGGGGGAAGGTGGCCATGGCGTCTCCAGCGAGAAGCTGGGCTCTTGCTTGCCTG GTGGGGTTGAAGAAGGGGCCGTGGACGGCGGAGGAGGACCAGAAGCTCGTCAGCTTCCTCCTTAACAACGGCCTGTTCTGCTGGCGTGCCGTGCCAAAGCTCGCCG GATTGCTGCGTTGTGGGAAAAGCTGCCGGCTGCGGTGGACCAACTACCTGCGGCCGGACCTGAAGCGCGGGATGctatcggaggaggaggaggagacggtgATCGACCTGCACGCGGAGCTGGGCAACCGGTGGTCCAAGATCGCGTCACACCTGCCGGGGAGGACGGACAACGAGATCAAGAACCACTGGAACACCCACATCAAGAAGCTCAGGAAGATGGGCATCGACCCCGCCACCCACAAGCCCCTCCagcccgctcctcctccagccggctcgccggaggaggaggagatcgtcACGGCCGTCACGCCAGGACACGAGGCGTTCTGCACCGACGACGTGCCCATGGCGCACCTCCTAGACGACATCGTGTTTTCAGGTGACGTGGCCGGCGCCCAGCCCGCTCCCAGCGACGGCGTCACCACGGCTTATTCGCCTGACCAGTCTCCCTCCGCCGCATCCTCGTCGTCCTACTCCACCTCGGCGGCAGCAtcgagcagcggcagcggcagtgtCGACGGTGACGACTGGCCTGATTTGCCGCTGATGATGGACTGGCCGGAGTCGATGTGGCACCTGGAGGACGTGGTAACGGGGCGAACGCCATGGGAGTTCGAGGACCCCTTCCTGACGTACCAGACGATCGCGCTGTTCGATCATCAGGAAACTTGGACCAACAGCAAGATCGAGCTCTTCTGA
- the LOC120660611 gene encoding MYB-like transcription factor ODO1 isoform X2 yields MHAYPVLEECLSLSSSPSSFIKGGRWPWRLQREAGLLLAWQPCCDKVGLKKGPWTAEEDQKLVSFLLNNGLFCWRAVPKLAGLLRCGKSCRLRWTNYLRPDLKRGMLSEEEEETVIDLHAELGNRWSKIASHLPGRTDNEIKNHWNTHIKKLRKMGIDPATHKPLQPAPPPAGSPEEEEIVTAVTPGHEAFCTDDVPMAHLLDDIVFSGDVAGAQPAPSDGVTTAYSPDQSPSAASSSSYSTSAAASSSGSGSVDGDDWPDLPLMMDWPESMWHLEDVVTGRTPWEFEDPFLTYQTIALFDHQETWTNSKIELF; encoded by the exons ATGCACGCGTACCCAGTCCTGGAGGAGTGCCTCTCGTTGTCTTCTTCACCGTCGTCCTTTATAAAGGGGGGAAGGTGGCCATGGCGTCTCCAGCGAGAAGCTGGGCTCTTGCTTGCCTG GCAACCGTGCTGCGACAAGGTGGGGTTGAAGAAGGGGCCGTGGACGGCGGAGGAGGACCAGAAGCTCGTCAGCTTCCTCCTTAACAACGGCCTGTTCTGCTGGCGTGCCGTGCCAAAGCTCGCCG GATTGCTGCGTTGTGGGAAAAGCTGCCGGCTGCGGTGGACCAACTACCTGCGGCCGGACCTGAAGCGCGGGATGctatcggaggaggaggaggagacggtgATCGACCTGCACGCGGAGCTGGGCAACCGGTGGTCCAAGATCGCGTCACACCTGCCGGGGAGGACGGACAACGAGATCAAGAACCACTGGAACACCCACATCAAGAAGCTCAGGAAGATGGGCATCGACCCCGCCACCCACAAGCCCCTCCagcccgctcctcctccagccggctcgccggaggaggaggagatcgtcACGGCCGTCACGCCAGGACACGAGGCGTTCTGCACCGACGACGTGCCCATGGCGCACCTCCTAGACGACATCGTGTTTTCAGGTGACGTGGCCGGCGCCCAGCCCGCTCCCAGCGACGGCGTCACCACGGCTTATTCGCCTGACCAGTCTCCCTCCGCCGCATCCTCGTCGTCCTACTCCACCTCGGCGGCAGCAtcgagcagcggcagcggcagtgtCGACGGTGACGACTGGCCTGATTTGCCGCTGATGATGGACTGGCCGGAGTCGATGTGGCACCTGGAGGACGTGGTAACGGGGCGAACGCCATGGGAGTTCGAGGACCCCTTCCTGACGTACCAGACGATCGCGCTGTTCGATCATCAGGAAACTTGGACCAACAGCAAGATCGAGCTCTTCTGA
- the LOC120660611 gene encoding MYB-like transcription factor ODO1 isoform X3 encodes MASPARSWALACLVGLKKGPWTAEEDQKLVSFLLNNGLFCWRAVPKLAGLLRCGKSCRLRWTNYLRPDLKRGMLSEEEEETVIDLHAELGNRWSKIASHLPGRTDNEIKNHWNTHIKKLRKMGIDPATHKPLQPAPPPAGSPEEEEIVTAVTPGHEAFCTDDVPMAHLLDDIVFSGDVAGAQPAPSDGVTTAYSPDQSPSAASSSSYSTSAAASSSGSGSVDGDDWPDLPLMMDWPESMWHLEDVVTGRTPWEFEDPFLTYQTIALFDHQETWTNSKIELF; translated from the exons ATGGCGTCTCCAGCGAGAAGCTGGGCTCTTGCTTGCCTG GTGGGGTTGAAGAAGGGGCCGTGGACGGCGGAGGAGGACCAGAAGCTCGTCAGCTTCCTCCTTAACAACGGCCTGTTCTGCTGGCGTGCCGTGCCAAAGCTCGCCG GATTGCTGCGTTGTGGGAAAAGCTGCCGGCTGCGGTGGACCAACTACCTGCGGCCGGACCTGAAGCGCGGGATGctatcggaggaggaggaggagacggtgATCGACCTGCACGCGGAGCTGGGCAACCGGTGGTCCAAGATCGCGTCACACCTGCCGGGGAGGACGGACAACGAGATCAAGAACCACTGGAACACCCACATCAAGAAGCTCAGGAAGATGGGCATCGACCCCGCCACCCACAAGCCCCTCCagcccgctcctcctccagccggctcgccggaggaggaggagatcgtcACGGCCGTCACGCCAGGACACGAGGCGTTCTGCACCGACGACGTGCCCATGGCGCACCTCCTAGACGACATCGTGTTTTCAGGTGACGTGGCCGGCGCCCAGCCCGCTCCCAGCGACGGCGTCACCACGGCTTATTCGCCTGACCAGTCTCCCTCCGCCGCATCCTCGTCGTCCTACTCCACCTCGGCGGCAGCAtcgagcagcggcagcggcagtgtCGACGGTGACGACTGGCCTGATTTGCCGCTGATGATGGACTGGCCGGAGTCGATGTGGCACCTGGAGGACGTGGTAACGGGGCGAACGCCATGGGAGTTCGAGGACCCCTTCCTGACGTACCAGACGATCGCGCTGTTCGATCATCAGGAAACTTGGACCAACAGCAAGATCGAGCTCTTCTGA
- the LOC120660611 gene encoding MYB-like transcription factor ODO1 isoform X4 has product MGRQPCCDKVGLKKGPWTAEEDQKLVSFLLNNGLFCWRAVPKLAGLLRCGKSCRLRWTNYLRPDLKRGMLSEEEEETVIDLHAELGNRWSKIASHLPGRTDNEIKNHWNTHIKKLRKMGIDPATHKPLQPAPPPAGSPEEEEIVTAVTPGHEAFCTDDVPMAHLLDDIVFSGDVAGAQPAPSDGVTTAYSPDQSPSAASSSSYSTSAAASSSGSGSVDGDDWPDLPLMMDWPESMWHLEDVVTGRTPWEFEDPFLTYQTIALFDHQETWTNSKIELF; this is encoded by the exons ATGGGGAGGCAACCGTGCTGCGACAAGGTGGGGTTGAAGAAGGGGCCGTGGACGGCGGAGGAGGACCAGAAGCTCGTCAGCTTCCTCCTTAACAACGGCCTGTTCTGCTGGCGTGCCGTGCCAAAGCTCGCCG GATTGCTGCGTTGTGGGAAAAGCTGCCGGCTGCGGTGGACCAACTACCTGCGGCCGGACCTGAAGCGCGGGATGctatcggaggaggaggaggagacggtgATCGACCTGCACGCGGAGCTGGGCAACCGGTGGTCCAAGATCGCGTCACACCTGCCGGGGAGGACGGACAACGAGATCAAGAACCACTGGAACACCCACATCAAGAAGCTCAGGAAGATGGGCATCGACCCCGCCACCCACAAGCCCCTCCagcccgctcctcctccagccggctcgccggaggaggaggagatcgtcACGGCCGTCACGCCAGGACACGAGGCGTTCTGCACCGACGACGTGCCCATGGCGCACCTCCTAGACGACATCGTGTTTTCAGGTGACGTGGCCGGCGCCCAGCCCGCTCCCAGCGACGGCGTCACCACGGCTTATTCGCCTGACCAGTCTCCCTCCGCCGCATCCTCGTCGTCCTACTCCACCTCGGCGGCAGCAtcgagcagcggcagcggcagtgtCGACGGTGACGACTGGCCTGATTTGCCGCTGATGATGGACTGGCCGGAGTCGATGTGGCACCTGGAGGACGTGGTAACGGGGCGAACGCCATGGGAGTTCGAGGACCCCTTCCTGACGTACCAGACGATCGCGCTGTTCGATCATCAGGAAACTTGGACCAACAGCAAGATCGAGCTCTTCTGA